In Deltaproteobacteria bacterium, one DNA window encodes the following:
- a CDS encoding alpha/beta hydrolase, with amino-acid sequence MPNVKLPTGVDLYYETHGQGEPLIFVPSTAYSGEVWKPSQMPLADSLNLIFHDPRGCGRSVAQQSVYTIELMAMDIVALMDHIGCPSAHFIGHSMGGRIALSLAQNFPGRVKSLIMAAAGSGTAGRAGPDCVPGLPFEWVHDMVRLGFEKFVREEIVDTDTFFTDAYRKSHPAEVEAFYKLAWETHAKLPEFIQLVMARHSFEGTHRLGDVRCPTMVLIGAGDTVGSNHVAQAQVLKDRIPGAELKVLEGQTHGFFWEDPEGTNDVILSWVKRHS; translated from the coding sequence ATGCCCAACGTCAAGCTGCCTACCGGCGTCGACCTCTACTACGAGACCCACGGCCAGGGAGAGCCGCTCATCTTCGTGCCCTCCACCGCCTACTCCGGCGAGGTGTGGAAGCCTTCCCAGATGCCGCTGGCGGACTCCCTGAACCTGATCTTCCACGACCCGCGCGGCTGCGGGCGCTCGGTGGCGCAGCAAAGCGTCTACACCATCGAGCTCATGGCCATGGACATCGTGGCGCTGATGGACCATATCGGCTGCCCGTCGGCCCACTTCATCGGCCACTCCATGGGCGGACGCATCGCGCTGTCCCTGGCGCAGAACTTTCCCGGCCGCGTCAAGAGCCTGATCATGGCCGCGGCCGGCTCGGGCACCGCGGGTCGCGCCGGCCCCGACTGCGTGCCCGGCCTGCCCTTCGAGTGGGTCCACGACATGGTGCGGCTGGGCTTCGAGAAGTTCGTCCGCGAGGAGATCGTGGACACCGACACCTTCTTCACCGACGCCTACCGGAAATCGCACCCGGCCGAGGTGGAGGCCTTCTACAAGCTCGCCTGGGAGACCCACGCCAAGCTGCCGGAGTTCATCCAACTGGTCATGGCGCGGCACAGCTTCGAGGGCACGCACCGGCTGGGCGACGTGCGCTGTCCCACCATGGTGCTGATCGGCGCCGGGGACACCGTGGGGAGCAACCACGTGGCCCAGGCCCAGGTGCTCAAGGACCGGATTCCGGGCGCGGAGCTGAAGGTCCTGGAAGGGCAGACCCACGGATTCTTCTGGGAGGACCCGGAAGGGACCAACGACGTCATCCTCTCCTGGGTGAAGCGCCATAGCTGA
- a CDS encoding MFS transporter, producing MPGEAARPSFWTRTFLLLCASQFLAYGHHALLTPTLPLYVDHLGGSPFTVGLLLAVFSGSSILIRPLLGTWVDTRGETFVLSLSCIGLCLTVLIFIVPYVEGAFTANILRGFSWAGINTSGYAFLAAAVTDDRRGEASGYYSGIQASSSVFFPTVALWIIELPAGGYAGVFVLSSAVALLGAFLAHVCGRGVEGQAGGRPARAARVPFRDRTWFDRSIVFIALLLFCLNLPWSGLTSFIVLYAREVGIESLGWYFVAIGCASLVGRPLLGRVSDRIGRVPAVVGAYLLEMAGVGLVLLARDVTMMMTAGVLFFLGYAMGVSTTLALAMERADPRRRGVAMATFSIAFPLGSGLGAAVAGGVIALVGYRGMYMSLIGVLVLGLLLTLGRRAALEK from the coding sequence ATGCCCGGTGAGGCCGCCCGGCCGTCTTTCTGGACGCGCACCTTCCTCCTGCTGTGCGCGTCGCAGTTCCTGGCCTACGGCCATCACGCGCTGCTGACGCCCACGCTGCCGCTCTACGTGGACCACCTGGGCGGCTCGCCCTTCACGGTGGGTCTGCTGCTGGCGGTCTTCAGCGGCAGCAGCATCCTCATCCGGCCGTTGCTGGGCACCTGGGTGGACACCCGCGGCGAGACCTTCGTGCTCAGCCTGAGCTGCATCGGTCTGTGCCTGACCGTGCTCATCTTCATCGTCCCCTACGTCGAGGGGGCGTTCACGGCCAACATTCTCCGGGGTTTTTCCTGGGCCGGCATCAACACCAGCGGCTACGCGTTCCTCGCGGCCGCCGTGACCGACGACCGGCGCGGCGAGGCCAGCGGCTACTACTCCGGCATCCAGGCCAGCTCCTCGGTGTTCTTCCCCACCGTGGCGCTGTGGATCATCGAGCTGCCGGCGGGCGGCTACGCCGGTGTGTTCGTGCTGTCGAGCGCCGTGGCGCTCCTCGGGGCCTTCCTCGCGCACGTGTGCGGGCGTGGCGTTGAGGGGCAGGCGGGAGGCCGGCCCGCGCGGGCCGCCAGGGTGCCGTTCCGCGACCGCACCTGGTTCGACCGCTCCATCGTGTTCATCGCGCTGCTGCTCTTCTGCCTGAACCTGCCCTGGTCCGGCCTGACCTCCTTCATCGTCCTCTACGCCCGGGAGGTGGGCATCGAGAGCCTGGGCTGGTACTTCGTGGCCATCGGCTGCGCCAGCCTCGTGGGGCGCCCGTTGCTGGGCCGCGTCTCCGACCGCATCGGCCGGGTACCGGCCGTGGTCGGCGCCTACCTCCTGGAAATGGCCGGCGTCGGGCTGGTCCTGCTGGCACGGGACGTGACCATGATGATGACCGCCGGGGTGCTCTTCTTCCTCGGCTACGCCATGGGCGTCTCCACCACCCTGGCCCTCGCCATGGAGCGCGCCGACCCGCGCCGCCGGGGAGTCGCCATGGCCACCTTCTCCATCGCCTTCCCGCTGGGCTCGGGCCTCGGCGCCGCCGTCGCCGGCGGCGTCATCGCGCTCGTCGGCTACCGCGGCATGTACATGAGCCTGATCGGCGTGCTGGTGCTTGGGCTGCTGCTGACGTTGGGCCGCAGGGCTGCGTTGGAGAAATGA
- a CDS encoding DNA topoisomerase III — MGKALIIAEKPSVAADVARALGGFKRHQDYYESDDYVLSSAVGHLLEQIPPEGVEAKKGKWSFANLPVIPPYFDLKPIQKSASRLKTLVKLIKRRDVDALVNACDAGREGELIFRNIVRHAKAKKPIKRLWLQSMTPDAIRNGFVELREDHDMQPLADAALSRSEADWIVGINGTRAMTAFNSKPGGFYKTTVGRVQTPTLAIVAEREAAIRDFRPEPYWEVTATFQAEGGAYDGRWFDEKFRKKESEPNARPERIWEEAAAEAIRDKCLGQAGGATEESKPTRQAPPPLFDLTSLQREANARFGLSANRTVQIAQALYERHKVLTYPRTDSRALPEDYVGTVKDSLRMLKGTTYAPFADNILEQDWVRPDKRIFNNAKVSDHFAIIPTTEAPKRLNDMEQRIYDLVTRRFLAIFYPAAEYLETTRITRVEGEPFRTTGKVLVKAGWLEVHGRDNARKGDEPTLAPLRATAPGENAGDEGPKDTGGNGRADGAGPTGADAGAVPVETTDVEVKQNQTRPPARFTEATLLGAMEGAGRLVTDEDLRAAMAGKGLGTSATRASIIEGLIDEDYIVRDGKELHATPKAFMLMELLNGLGVRELTKPELTGNWEYQLFQMQGGKKSRDEFMGEIAEMTRQIVDRARRYEHDTIPGDFGALAVPCPKCEGEVHERYRNYQCVNCDFSLPRILAGRLLSTEEIETLIGEGRIGPLQGFRSRQGRPFAAVLNLSPEHRIAFDFGNESRNGDGEAEPQADFSGQEPLGKCPRCVGRVFELPMRYVCENAVGDARTCEFSSGKIILRQEVPREQMVKLLAEGRTDLLQGFVSARTGRAFKAFLVIKDDKVGFEFEPRAPKKTAGTAAKPAAKADFSGQEPVGKCPRCGGRVFEWQSQYLCEKSQAEQKPCRFKSGTVILEQPLDRAQMAKLLTEGKTDLLPGFVSAKSGRQFAAWLVLDDKGKVTFEFPPRE, encoded by the coding sequence ATGGGTAAAGCGCTCATCATCGCGGAGAAGCCGTCGGTGGCCGCGGACGTGGCCAGAGCGCTGGGCGGCTTCAAGAGGCACCAGGACTACTACGAGAGCGACGACTACGTGCTGTCGTCCGCCGTGGGCCACCTGCTGGAGCAGATCCCGCCGGAAGGGGTCGAGGCGAAGAAGGGCAAGTGGAGCTTCGCCAACCTGCCGGTGATCCCACCCTACTTCGACCTCAAGCCCATCCAGAAGAGCGCGTCCCGGCTGAAGACGCTGGTCAAGCTGATCAAGCGCAGGGACGTGGACGCCCTGGTGAACGCCTGCGACGCGGGGCGCGAGGGCGAGCTGATCTTCCGCAACATCGTGCGCCACGCCAAGGCCAAGAAGCCCATCAAGCGGCTGTGGCTCCAGTCCATGACCCCCGACGCCATCCGCAACGGCTTCGTCGAGCTCCGCGAGGACCACGACATGCAGCCCCTGGCGGATGCCGCCCTGAGCCGCTCCGAGGCCGACTGGATCGTGGGCATCAACGGCACCCGCGCCATGACCGCGTTCAACTCCAAGCCCGGCGGGTTCTACAAGACCACCGTGGGGCGGGTGCAGACCCCTACCCTGGCCATCGTGGCGGAGCGCGAGGCCGCCATCCGCGACTTCCGGCCCGAGCCCTACTGGGAGGTGACGGCCACGTTCCAGGCGGAAGGCGGCGCGTACGATGGGCGCTGGTTCGACGAGAAGTTCAGGAAGAAGGAGAGCGAGCCCAACGCCCGGCCCGAGCGCATCTGGGAGGAGGCCGCGGCCGAGGCCATTCGCGACAAGTGCCTGGGCCAGGCCGGCGGCGCCACCGAGGAGAGCAAGCCCACCCGGCAGGCGCCGCCGCCGCTGTTCGACCTCACGAGCCTCCAGCGGGAGGCCAACGCGCGCTTCGGCCTGAGCGCCAACCGCACGGTGCAGATCGCCCAGGCACTGTACGAGCGCCACAAGGTGCTGACCTACCCGCGCACCGACTCGCGTGCCCTGCCCGAGGACTACGTGGGCACGGTGAAGGACTCCCTGCGGATGCTCAAGGGCACGACCTACGCGCCCTTCGCGGACAACATCCTGGAGCAGGACTGGGTCAGGCCCGACAAGCGCATCTTCAACAACGCCAAGGTGTCGGACCACTTCGCCATCATCCCCACCACCGAGGCGCCCAAGCGTCTCAACGACATGGAGCAGAGGATCTACGACCTCGTCACCCGGCGCTTCCTGGCGATCTTCTACCCCGCCGCCGAGTACCTGGAGACCACGCGGATCACCCGGGTGGAAGGTGAGCCCTTCCGCACCACCGGCAAGGTCCTGGTCAAGGCCGGCTGGCTCGAGGTCCACGGCCGGGACAACGCGCGGAAGGGCGACGAGCCCACGCTGGCGCCCCTGCGCGCCACGGCCCCGGGCGAGAACGCCGGCGACGAAGGTCCCAAGGACACCGGCGGGAACGGGCGCGCGGACGGCGCGGGCCCGACAGGCGCGGACGCCGGGGCCGTGCCGGTGGAAACCACGGACGTCGAGGTCAAGCAGAACCAGACCCGCCCGCCCGCGCGCTTCACCGAGGCCACGCTGCTCGGGGCCATGGAAGGAGCCGGCCGTCTGGTGACCGATGAAGACCTGCGCGCGGCCATGGCCGGCAAGGGGCTGGGCACCTCCGCCACGCGCGCGTCCATCATCGAAGGGCTCATCGACGAGGACTACATCGTCCGCGACGGCAAGGAGCTGCACGCCACTCCCAAGGCCTTCATGCTCATGGAGCTGCTCAACGGCCTGGGTGTGCGGGAGCTCACCAAGCCCGAGCTCACCGGCAACTGGGAGTACCAGCTCTTCCAGATGCAGGGCGGCAAGAAGAGCCGCGACGAGTTCATGGGCGAGATCGCCGAGATGACCCGGCAGATCGTCGACCGGGCGCGCCGCTACGAGCACGACACCATTCCGGGAGACTTCGGCGCCCTCGCGGTGCCGTGCCCCAAGTGCGAGGGCGAGGTGCACGAGCGCTACCGCAACTACCAGTGCGTCAACTGCGACTTCAGCCTGCCCAGGATCCTCGCCGGGCGGCTGCTGAGCACCGAGGAAATCGAGACGCTCATCGGAGAGGGCCGGATCGGACCGCTGCAAGGCTTCCGCAGCCGGCAGGGACGTCCCTTCGCCGCGGTGCTGAACCTGTCGCCGGAGCACAGGATCGCCTTCGACTTCGGCAACGAATCCCGCAACGGTGACGGCGAGGCCGAGCCCCAGGCGGACTTCAGCGGCCAGGAGCCCCTGGGCAAGTGCCCGCGCTGCGTCGGCCGCGTGTTCGAGCTGCCCATGCGCTACGTGTGCGAGAACGCGGTGGGCGACGCGCGCACGTGCGAGTTCAGCTCCGGCAAGATCATCCTGCGCCAGGAGGTGCCGCGGGAGCAGATGGTGAAGCTCCTGGCCGAGGGCAGGACCGACCTCCTTCAGGGCTTCGTTTCCGCGCGCACCGGCCGCGCTTTCAAGGCGTTCCTGGTGATCAAGGACGACAAGGTCGGGTTCGAGTTCGAGCCGCGGGCGCCTAAGAAGACCGCCGGGACCGCCGCCAAGCCAGCCGCCAAGGCCGACTTCTCGGGTCAGGAGCCCGTGGGCAAGTGCCCCCGTTGCGGCGGGCGGGTCTTCGAGTGGCAGTCGCAGTACCTGTGCGAGAAGTCCCAGGCGGAGCAGAAACCCTGCCGCTTCAAGTCCGGCACGGTCATCCTCGAGCAGCCGCTGGACCGCGCCCAGATGGCCAAGCTCCTGACCGAGGGCAAGACCGACCTGCTGCCGGGTTTCGTCTCCGCCAAATCCGGCCGGCAGTTCGCCGCCTGGCTCGTGCTCGACGACAAGGGCAAGGTCACGTTCGAGTTTCCGCCGCGGGAGTAG
- a CDS encoding ATP-binding protein, which produces MGQANESRREIEVLRERISALSAAILRINASLDLTTVLQEAVDSACALTAARYGIITTTDEAGEVREFVTSGFTPDEQRQFVDWPDGPKLFAHFRDLPGPIQLTDLPAFVRALGFSPELMRSKTFQGTPMRHRDVHVGNFFLAEKEGAPAFSDQDEEILLLFASQAATAITNARIHHDERQTRADLEALIEISPVGVVVFDARSGRPASFNREARRIVEGLRTAGRPMEELLDTIAFRRADGREVSLSEFPITELLSIGETLRGEEVEFSVPDGRSVRTLINSTSIRSADGGVASVVVTMQDLAPLEELERLRTEFLSLVSHELRVPLTAIKGSTDTLLEEGTDLDPAEMREFHRIIHEQTAHMRGLIGDLLDAGRIEAGTLSVSPEPSEVAVLVDRARNTFLSGGGRHAVVIDLPPDLPRVMADRRRIVQVLNNLVANAARHSPEAAPIRVTAVRDGAHVAVSVSDEGRGIAPEQLPRLFRKHAGPAAERPVSDTGLGLVICKGLVEAHGGRIRAESAGAGQGSRFTFTLPLVEDARRSEHANPAALVAGPPLEAGEPASVLVVDDDPQTLRFVRDALTKAGYAALVTGEHEDLARIIRTEKPSLVLLDVLLPGTDGIALMENTTELADLPVICISGYGRDEHIARALEAGAADYIVKPFSATELTARVGAALRRVARPEPFALGELAIHYEARRVTVAGREVELTATEYELLRVLSLNAGRVVSYDTLQRQVWSGSTGGIDLVRNFVKKLRAKLGENAENPTWIFNVRGVGYRMPHP; this is translated from the coding sequence TTGGGCCAGGCCAACGAATCACGGCGCGAGATCGAGGTGCTGCGGGAACGGATTTCCGCGCTCAGCGCGGCGATCCTGCGCATCAACGCGAGCCTCGACCTCACCACCGTGCTGCAGGAGGCGGTGGACAGCGCCTGCGCGCTCACCGCCGCCCGCTACGGCATCATCACCACCACCGACGAGGCGGGCGAGGTGCGCGAGTTCGTCACCTCGGGCTTCACCCCCGACGAGCAGCGCCAGTTCGTCGACTGGCCGGACGGCCCGAAGCTGTTCGCGCACTTCCGCGACCTCCCCGGGCCGATCCAGCTCACCGACCTCCCCGCCTTCGTCCGCGCCCTCGGCTTCTCCCCCGAGCTGATGCGCTCCAAGACCTTCCAGGGCACGCCGATGCGCCACCGGGACGTCCATGTCGGCAACTTCTTCCTCGCCGAGAAGGAGGGAGCACCCGCGTTCAGCGACCAGGACGAGGAGATCCTGCTTCTCTTCGCAAGCCAGGCCGCCACCGCCATTACCAATGCCCGCATCCACCACGACGAGCGCCAGACGCGGGCCGACCTGGAGGCCCTCATCGAGATCTCGCCGGTCGGCGTCGTTGTGTTCGATGCCCGGAGCGGCCGGCCGGCGTCGTTCAACCGCGAGGCGCGGCGGATCGTGGAGGGCCTGCGCACGGCGGGCCGCCCGATGGAGGAACTGCTGGACACGATCGCCTTCCGCCGCGCCGACGGGCGCGAGGTGTCCCTCAGCGAGTTCCCCATTACGGAACTGCTGAGCATCGGCGAGACGCTTCGCGGCGAGGAGGTCGAGTTCTCGGTGCCGGACGGGCGCAGCGTGCGCACGCTGATCAACTCGACCTCGATCCGTTCCGCGGACGGCGGCGTCGCCTCGGTCGTGGTCACCATGCAGGATCTGGCGCCGCTCGAGGAGCTGGAGCGGTTGCGCACGGAGTTCCTCAGTCTGGTGAGCCACGAGCTGCGCGTGCCGCTCACCGCCATCAAGGGCTCGACCGACACCCTGCTGGAGGAAGGGACCGACCTCGACCCGGCCGAGATGCGCGAGTTCCACCGCATCATCCACGAACAGACCGCGCACATGCGCGGCCTTATCGGCGACCTGCTCGATGCGGGGCGCATCGAGGCGGGAACTCTTTCGGTCTCGCCCGAGCCCTCCGAGGTGGCCGTCCTGGTGGACCGGGCGCGCAACACCTTCCTCTCCGGCGGCGGCCGCCACGCCGTGGTCATCGACCTGCCGCCGGACCTGCCCCGGGTGATGGCCGACCGGAGGCGCATCGTGCAGGTGCTGAACAACCTCGTGGCCAACGCTGCCCGGCACTCGCCGGAGGCCGCCCCGATCCGGGTCACGGCCGTGCGCGACGGCGCCCACGTCGCGGTCTCCGTGTCCGACGAGGGCCGGGGCATCGCGCCCGAACAGCTACCCCGTCTCTTCCGCAAGCACGCCGGTCCCGCCGCCGAGCGCCCGGTCTCCGACACCGGCCTCGGGCTCGTCATCTGCAAGGGGCTCGTGGAGGCGCACGGCGGGCGCATCCGCGCGGAGAGCGCCGGCGCCGGCCAGGGCAGCCGCTTCACCTTCACCCTGCCCCTGGTCGAGGACGCCCGGCGGAGCGAGCACGCGAACCCCGCCGCGCTGGTGGCCGGCCCGCCCCTGGAAGCGGGCGAGCCGGCCAGCGTCCTGGTCGTCGACGACGACCCCCAGACCCTGCGTTTCGTACGCGACGCCCTCACCAAGGCGGGCTACGCCGCGCTGGTGACGGGCGAGCACGAGGATCTCGCCCGGATCATCCGCACCGAGAAACCTTCCCTGGTCCTGCTCGACGTGCTGCTGCCCGGCACCGACGGCATCGCGCTGATGGAGAACACAACCGAACTCGCCGACCTGCCGGTCATATGCATCTCCGGCTACGGCCGCGACGAGCACATCGCCCGGGCCCTTGAAGCCGGCGCCGCGGACTACATCGTCAAGCCCTTCTCGGCCACCGAGCTCACGGCCCGGGTCGGCGCCGCGCTGCGCCGCGTCGCCCGGCCCGAGCCCTTCGCGCTCGGCGAGCTCGCCATCCACTACGAGGCGCGTCGCGTCACGGTGGCCGGGCGCGAGGTCGAGCTGACCGCGACGGAGTACGAGCTGCTGCGCGTGCTCTCGCTCAACGCGGGACGGGTCGTGAGCTACGATACCCTGCAACGCCAGGTCTGGAGCGGGAGCACGGGCGGCATAGACCTCGTGCGGAACTTCGTCAAGAAGCTCCGCGCCAAGCTCGGCGAAAACGCGGAGAACCCCACCTGGATCTTCAACGTGCGCGGCGTCGGCTACCGCATGCCCCACCCGTAA